In one Massilia endophytica genomic region, the following are encoded:
- the ccoP gene encoding cytochrome-c oxidase, cbb3-type subunit III, with the protein MSDFTNGFWNGFIIVLTLLGVIGCGVLLYTQSVHKVLKDHKGPVGTTGHIWDEDLTELNTPMPRWWMWLFYITIVFSLGYLFLYPGLGSYAGTLGWASSGQYKQELAKADADYGPLFAKYQSQDLKAVAADPQAHAIGERLFLTYCAQCHGSDARGNKGFPNLTDKDWLYGGSPDVIKTTIMHGRNGVMPPMGAALGSDKDIENVAHYVLSLSGGTADPIKTVFGKAKFSACMACHTAAGTGNQALGAPNLTDKVWLYGGSAETVMETIRKGRNNTMPAFADFLGEGKVHVLAAYVWGLSNPVEVAKK; encoded by the coding sequence ATGTCTGACTTCACCAACGGTTTCTGGAACGGCTTCATTATCGTTCTCACGCTGCTCGGCGTAATCGGCTGCGGCGTGCTGCTGTACACGCAGTCCGTGCACAAGGTGCTGAAGGACCACAAGGGCCCCGTCGGCACCACGGGCCACATCTGGGACGAGGACCTGACGGAACTGAACACGCCCATGCCGCGCTGGTGGATGTGGCTCTTCTACATCACCATCGTTTTCAGCCTGGGCTACCTGTTCCTCTACCCTGGCCTGGGCAGCTACGCGGGCACGCTGGGCTGGGCCTCCTCCGGCCAGTACAAGCAGGAGCTGGCGAAGGCGGACGCCGACTATGGCCCCCTGTTCGCCAAATACCAGTCGCAGGACCTGAAGGCCGTGGCGGCCGATCCCCAGGCACACGCCATCGGCGAACGCCTGTTCCTGACCTACTGCGCCCAGTGCCACGGCTCGGACGCGCGCGGCAACAAGGGCTTCCCGAACCTGACGGACAAGGACTGGCTCTATGGCGGCTCGCCCGACGTGATCAAGACCACCATCATGCACGGCCGTAACGGCGTGATGCCGCCGATGGGCGCCGCACTCGGTTCGGACAAGGACATCGAGAACGTTGCGCACTACGTCCTGAGCCTCTCGGGCGGTACCGCCGATCCGATCAAGACGGTGTTCGGCAAGGCCAAGTTCAGCGCCTGCATGGCCTGCCACACGGCGGCCGGCACCGGCAACCAGGCCCTCGGGGCGCCAAACCTGACGGACAAGGTCTGGCTCTACGGCGGCAGCGCCGAAACCGTGATGGAAACCATCCGCAAGGGCCGCAACAACACCATGCCCGCCTTCGCGGACTTCCTGGGCGAAGGCAAGGTGCACGTGCTGGCCGCCTATGTGTGGGGCCTGTCGAATCCCGTGGAAGTAGCGAAGAAGTAG
- the ccoS gene encoding cbb3-type cytochrome oxidase assembly protein CcoS codes for MEALYLLVPLSVLLVFGAIWLFFNASDTGQFDDLVGPALRVLQDDDRSGEF; via the coding sequence ATGGAAGCCTTGTATCTGCTGGTTCCTTTGAGCGTGCTGCTGGTGTTCGGCGCAATCTGGCTATTTTTCAACGCTTCCGACACAGGCCAGTTCGACGATCTTGTCGGTCCTGCATTACGCGTTCTCCAGGACGACGACCGATCCGGAGAATTTTGA
- the ccoN gene encoding cytochrome-c oxidase, cbb3-type subunit I produces the protein MDHELNYNYRIVKQFAIATVVWGIVGMLVGVIIAAQLAWPSLNLDIPWLTYGRLRPLHTNAVIFAFGISGLFATSYYVVQRTCQVRLFSDKLAAFTFWGWQAVILSAVVTLPMGLTRGKEYAELEWPITILIAVVWIAYAVVFFGTIVKRKVKHIYVANWFFGGYILAVTLLHVVNGMSMPASLTKSYSMYSGVQDAMIQWWYGHNAVGFILTAGYLGMVYYFIPKQAERPVYSYRLSIVHFWALIFTYMWAGPHHLHYTALPDWTQSLGMVFSLILLAPSWGGMINGIMTLSGAWHKLRTDPILKFMIVSLSFYGMATFEGPMMSIKTVNALSHYTDWGIAHVHGGALGWVGFITMGSIYYLLPRLAGRKEMYSTKLVDLHFWVATIGVVLYIAAMWIAGVMQGLMWRAVNPDGTLTYTFVESVKATYPYYVVRLAGGALYLGGMCVMGYNTWMTLRGRETAAARIPELKAA, from the coding sequence GTGGATCATGAACTGAACTACAACTACAGGATCGTGAAGCAGTTCGCGATTGCCACGGTAGTGTGGGGCATCGTGGGCATGCTGGTCGGCGTCATCATCGCCGCGCAGCTGGCATGGCCCTCGCTCAATCTGGATATACCCTGGCTGACCTACGGACGCCTGCGTCCCCTGCATACCAATGCCGTGATCTTCGCCTTCGGCATCAGCGGCCTTTTCGCCACTTCCTATTACGTTGTGCAGCGTACCTGCCAGGTGCGCCTGTTCTCGGACAAGCTGGCGGCCTTCACCTTCTGGGGCTGGCAGGCCGTGATCCTGTCGGCCGTGGTGACGCTGCCGATGGGCCTCACGCGCGGCAAGGAATACGCCGAACTGGAATGGCCCATCACCATCCTGATCGCGGTGGTGTGGATTGCCTACGCGGTGGTCTTCTTCGGCACCATCGTCAAGCGCAAGGTCAAGCACATCTACGTGGCCAACTGGTTCTTCGGCGGCTACATCCTCGCCGTGACCCTGCTGCACGTGGTGAACGGCATGAGCATGCCCGCTTCGCTCACGAAATCCTATTCCATGTACAGCGGCGTGCAGGACGCCATGATCCAGTGGTGGTACGGCCACAACGCCGTGGGCTTCATCCTCACTGCGGGCTATCTCGGCATGGTGTACTACTTCATTCCGAAGCAGGCCGAGCGCCCCGTGTATTCCTACCGCCTGTCCATCGTCCACTTCTGGGCGCTGATCTTCACCTATATGTGGGCCGGTCCCCATCACCTGCACTACACCGCGCTGCCCGACTGGACGCAGTCGCTGGGCATGGTGTTCTCGCTCATCCTGCTCGCGCCGTCCTGGGGCGGCATGATCAACGGCATCATGACCCTCTCGGGCGCCTGGCACAAGCTGCGCACCGATCCGATCCTGAAGTTCATGATCGTTTCGCTCTCCTTCTACGGCATGGCGACCTTCGAAGGTCCGATGATGTCCATCAAGACCGTGAACGCGCTCTCGCACTACACCGACTGGGGCATCGCCCACGTTCACGGCGGCGCCCTGGGCTGGGTGGGCTTCATCACCATGGGCTCCATCTACTACCTGCTGCCGCGCCTCGCGGGCCGCAAGGAAATGTACAGCACGAAGCTGGTCGACCTGCACTTCTGGGTAGCCACCATCGGCGTGGTGCTCTACATCGCCGCCATGTGGATCGCCGGTGTGATGCAAGGCCTGATGTGGCGCGCGGTGAATCCGGACGGCACGCTGACCTACACCTTCGTCGAAAGCGTGAAGGCCACCTATCCCTACTACGTTGTGCGCCTTGCGGGCGGCGCCCTCTACCTCGGCGGCATGTGCGTGATGGGCTACAACACCTGGATGACGCTGCGCGGCCGCGAAACCGCCGCCGCCCGCATCCCCGAACTGAAAGCGGCATGA
- a CDS encoding cbb3-type cytochrome oxidase subunit 3: MAIENVFDSASSVMTVISFITFVGIWAWAWAKSNRDSFAQAAQLPFADEEKDHV, translated from the coding sequence ATGGCAATCGAAAATGTGTTTGACAGCGCCAGCAGCGTGATGACGGTGATCTCATTCATCACCTTCGTCGGCATCTGGGCATGGGCCTGGGCGAAATCGAACCGGGACAGCTTTGCGCAGGCCGCGCAGCTGCCCTTCGCGGACGAGGAGAAAGACCATGTCTGA
- the ccoO gene encoding cytochrome-c oxidase, cbb3-type subunit II gives MKFSHEWIEKNPWLLIALVTLVVSVGGAVEIIPLFFQKSTTEPVAGLKPYTPLRLVGRDIYVREGCYNCHSQMVRPFRAETERYGHYSVAGEFVYDRPFQWGSKRTGPDLARVGGRYSDEWHRAHLQNPRDVVPESNMPNYPWLAKTRLVPAEVVPKMRALQRLGTPYTEEQVKAAPAELADKTEEDALVAYLQGLGTLIKTRN, from the coding sequence ATGAAATTTTCACATGAATGGATCGAGAAGAACCCCTGGCTGCTGATCGCGCTGGTGACCCTGGTGGTGTCGGTGGGCGGCGCGGTGGAGATCATTCCCCTGTTCTTCCAGAAGTCCACCACCGAGCCGGTGGCAGGCCTGAAGCCCTACACCCCACTGCGCCTCGTGGGCCGCGACATCTATGTGCGGGAAGGCTGCTACAACTGCCATTCGCAGATGGTGCGCCCCTTCCGTGCCGAGACCGAGCGCTATGGCCACTATTCGGTGGCCGGGGAGTTCGTCTACGACCGGCCCTTCCAGTGGGGCTCCAAGCGCACCGGTCCCGACCTGGCGCGCGTGGGCGGCCGCTACAGCGACGAATGGCACCGCGCCCACCTGCAGAACCCGCGCGACGTGGTGCCGGAATCGAATATGCCGAACTACCCCTGGCTGGCAAAAACCCGCCTCGTTCCGGCCGAAGTCGTGCCGAAGATGCGCGCCCTGCAGCGCCTCGGCACCCCGTACACCGAGGAGCAGGTGAAGGCCGCTCCGGCGGAGCTGGCGGACAAGACGGAAGAAGATGCGCTCGTGGCCTACCTGCAAGGCCTGGGCACCCTGATCAAGACGAGGAACTGA